The following coding sequences are from one Fundidesulfovibrio magnetotacticus window:
- a CDS encoding RNA polymerase sigma factor gives MGKALMGDAQAVRRVLDGDTEAFEVLVRTHQEHLFRLLSRHLPRSEVAEAAQEALLDAYQNLAKLREPDRFRSWLSAIAMRRAADFWREHARRSEKGVDFSDPEQSTWIEELMAEDSAQRFEELAGRREAVKLVETLLDGLGPEDRIAVELFYAEEYGVGEIAEMLGWGESKVKVRLHRARKKMARQCETLLGRGVRP, from the coding sequence GTGGGGAAAGCCCTCATGGGGGACGCGCAGGCCGTGCGGCGCGTCCTCGACGGTGACACGGAGGCGTTCGAGGTGCTGGTGCGCACGCACCAGGAGCATCTGTTCCGCCTGTTGTCGCGCCATCTGCCCCGCTCCGAGGTGGCCGAGGCGGCCCAGGAGGCCCTCCTGGACGCCTACCAGAACCTGGCCAAGCTGCGCGAGCCGGATCGCTTCCGCTCCTGGCTCTCGGCCATCGCCATGCGGCGCGCCGCCGACTTCTGGCGCGAGCACGCCAGGCGCTCGGAAAAGGGCGTGGACTTCTCCGACCCGGAACAGTCCACCTGGATCGAGGAGCTCATGGCCGAGGACTCGGCCCAGCGCTTCGAGGAACTGGCCGGACGCCGCGAGGCCGTGAAGCTTGTGGAGACCCTCCTGGACGGGCTCGGCCCCGAGGACCGCATCGCGGTGGAACTCTTCTACGCCGAGGAATACGGCGTGGGCGAAATCGCCGAGATGCTGGGCTGGGGCGAATCGAAAGTGAAGGTGCGGCTGCACCGCGCCAGAAAGAAGATGGCCCGGCAGTGCGAGACGCTGCTGGGACGGGGAGTGAGGCCATGA